The following are encoded in a window of Camarhynchus parvulus chromosome 1A, STF_HiC, whole genome shotgun sequence genomic DNA:
- the CD36 gene encoding platelet glycoprotein 4, which produces MGCNRNCGLLSGAIIGGVLAIFGGVLIPLGDNLISKAVKKEAVIVNGTTAFQNWLVPGSSVYREFWIFHVLNPSEVIEEGGQPKLEQRGPYTYRVRYLPKENVTEGENGTITYMLPNIANFEPDMSVGTENDTLTILNLAVVAVPSVYPSGLMQSFLNSWVKKSNAAILQNRTVKEILWGYTDPFLDSIPFPGVKSFVGVFYPYNETTDGPYSVYTGTEDITKTAIIESYKNQRTLSYWKGHCDMVNGTDGASFPPFVKKDQVLRFFSSDICRSIYGVFHSEQVVKGITLNRFVVPREAFAAPTEVPDNYCFCTDKEISENCTIAGVLDISACKAKRPVYISLPHFLHASESVLNNVEGLSPDEKEHETYLDIEPVTGFTLRFAKRLQVNFLVRPSSRIEPLKKVKKPYVFPILWLNESAVIGDEKAEMFRAKISGKLQLLSTLQMALMIGGSVLFLAFLGSYFICRSKKLK; this is translated from the exons ATGGGCTGTAACAGAAACTGTGGGCTCCTCTCTGGGGCCATCATCGGTGGTGTCCTGGCAATCTTCGGAGGAGTTCTAATACCACTTGGAGATAATCTTATAAGCAAAGCAGTAAAAAAG GAAGCTGTCATTGTCAATGGTACCACTGCTTTTCAAAATTGGCTTGTGCCAGGAAGCTCAGTTTAcagggaattttggattttccaTGTGTTAAATCCTTCAGAGGTTATAGAGGAGGGGGGTCAACCAAAACTTGAACAAAGAGGACCTTACACATACAG ggTGAGATATTTACCCAAAGAAAATGTCACGGAAGGTGAGAATGGCACAATAACCTACATGTTGCCTAATATTGCTAATTTTGAACCTGATATGTCTGTTGGGACAGAAAATGACACCTTGACCATCCTCAACCTCGCTGTTGTa GCTGTACCTTCTGTGTACCCAAGCGGTCTAATGCAATCATTCCTAAACTCTTGGGTTAAAAAATCCAATGCAGCCATCCTGCAGAACAGAACAGTCAAAGAAATACTGTGGGGATACACAGACCCCTTCCTAGACAGCATCCCCTTCCCTGGTGTGAAGTCTTTTGTGGGAGTCTTCTACCCG TATAATGAGACAACTGATGGACCTTACAGTGTGTATACTGGGACAGAAGATATCACAAAAACAGCAATAATTGAAAGCTATAAAAATCAAAG GACTCTTTCATACTGGAAAGGCCACTGTGATATGGTTAATGGCACAG ATGGAGCATCCTTCCCACCGTTTGTTAAGAAGGATCAGGTACTGCGCTTCTTCTCCTCTGACATTTGCAG ATCAATCTATGGAGTTTTCCACAGCGAGCAGGTTGTGAAGGGCATCACACTGAATCGTTTCGTGGTTCCTCGTGAAGCATTTGCAGCACCAACTGAAGTCCCAGACAATTATTGCTTCTGCACAGATAAAGAAATATCAGAGAACTGCACCATAGCTGGAGTCCTGGACATCAGTGCCTGCAAAGCAA AAAGACCAGTATACATCtctcttcctcattttcttcatgCAAGTGAATCTGTATTGAATAACGTGGAAGGCCTGAGCCCAGATGAAAAGGAGCATGAGACATATCTAGACATAGAGCCT GTGACTGGTTTTACACTACGATTTGCAAAAAGGCTGCAAGTAAACTTCCTTGTGAGGCCTTCAAGCAGAATTGA gcctttaaaaaaagttaaaaaacccTATGTGTTCCCTATTCTTTGGCTAAATGAG TCTGCTGTTATTGGGgatgagaaagcagaaatgttcaGAGCTAAAATCTCCGGTaagctccagctgctgagcaCGCTGCAGATGGCACTGATGATCGGAGGCTCTGTGCTCTTCCTGGCCTTCCTGGGGTCCTATTTCATATGCAggtcaaagaaattaaaataa